Proteins encoded in a region of the Candidatus Nanosynbacter sp. HMT-352 genome:
- the rplF gene encoding 50S ribosomal protein L6: MSRIGKLPVIIPAGVTITVDSGDVVVKGPKGELKQFITPAVEVKVEDGQVTVHPKDESKVARSQHGLMRALINNMVIGVTKGYEKRLEVNGVGFRVSSSNNELEMALGFSHPVKYKAPEGVTVTNEKMIIVVSGINKQQVGQVAAEIRALKKPEPYKGKGIKYVDEQILRKAGKTGK; this comes from the coding sequence CTGAGTCGAATCGGAAAACTGCCGGTGATTATTCCGGCCGGTGTGACAATCACGGTTGACTCTGGTGATGTGGTCGTTAAAGGGCCAAAAGGTGAATTGAAACAATTCATCACGCCAGCAGTTGAGGTGAAAGTCGAAGACGGACAAGTCACGGTACATCCTAAGGACGAGTCTAAAGTAGCTCGTAGTCAGCATGGTCTGATGCGCGCGCTAATTAACAACATGGTAATCGGCGTTACCAAGGGTTATGAAAAACGCCTAGAGGTTAACGGTGTCGGTTTCCGTGTTAGCTCAAGCAATAATGAGCTAGAAATGGCGCTTGGATTTTCACATCCAGTCAAATACAAAGCCCCAGAAGGCGTAACTGTTACCAACGAAAAAATGATTATCGTTGTTAGCGGTATCAATAAACAACAAGTCGGCCAAGTTGCAGCGGAAATCCGCGCATTGAAGAAGCCTGAACCATACAAGGGCAAGGGTATCAAGTATGTCGACGAGCAGATTTTGCGTAAAGCAGGAAAGACAGGTAAGTAA
- a CDS encoding DUF898 domain-containing protein produces the protein MESKFTGSLLELIIVNIAAGLVSAFSLGLLIPWATCYRYRYLASHTIIDGNQLRFDGTAAQLWGQWFKWLFFIIITVGIYGFWVGLRLEQWRVSHTHIV, from the coding sequence ATGGAAAGTAAATTTACTGGCTCATTATTAGAACTCATTATCGTTAACATTGCAGCTGGGCTTGTCTCAGCATTCTCTCTAGGTCTTCTAATTCCTTGGGCTACCTGTTATCGCTATCGCTATCTTGCATCCCACACAATTATTGATGGAAATCAACTTCGTTTTGACGGCACTGCCGCTCAATTATGGGGTCAATGGTTCAAATGGCTCTTTTTCATCATTATTACAGTCGGAATCTACGGGTTCTGGGTCGGCCTACGCCTAGAGCAATGGCGCGTCAGCCACACACATATCGTGTAG
- the abc-f gene encoding ribosomal protection-like ABC-F family protein: MIDLKDVSYETNSRELFSDVSFAINAGDKIGLVGPNGAGKTTLLKIINGDIQPTSGDIISSGEEIGILPQNLNKWLDKTVYDFIEEVTGVKSAREEFDYQCERLTQEASEKTLLIYGEALERYEKFEVANFDTTIKKALSRADLGDIDPDRCLNTFSGGQRTRIALAAVFASRYDLILLDEPTNNLDDSGVILLEDFIDNSPASFLIVSHDRHFLRNTTERIIELTGGKGVNKYNLGYDEYIEARREARQAMTDRYERYEKEKKRLYRVARDARIRANSAKASHKKSDSDKLNDNFRKERASSNIAGAAGGVESRLRQLNEPERVEDEIAIKFAFDEVSSKKHSLISVQSLSISHDREKMIGPVTFNVRPGDKILIQGDNGSGKSSLLNFIMGYNTPEYHRGEIKKGENAKIIYMNQSQSLPLKDSSPLDNLRYLSPKLELHDAINILIRFGLDKRTISSTKAIDLSGGERAKVLLAAMSTNSPDLIVLDEPTNNLDILTIEALELALGQYRGGIVIVSHDQDFIENIGITEKIKI, encoded by the coding sequence ATGATCGACCTTAAGGATGTGTCTTATGAAACTAATAGTCGAGAATTGTTTAGTGATGTAAGTTTTGCTATTAACGCCGGAGATAAGATTGGACTAGTTGGTCCGAATGGTGCTGGAAAAACTACTTTATTAAAAATAATAAACGGAGATATCCAGCCTACATCAGGTGATATTATTTCGAGTGGTGAGGAGATAGGTATTTTACCGCAAAACCTGAATAAATGGCTTGATAAGACAGTTTATGATTTTATAGAAGAGGTGACCGGTGTTAAGTCGGCTAGAGAAGAATTTGATTATCAGTGTGAGAGGTTAACTCAAGAGGCTAGTGAAAAGACGCTCTTAATTTATGGCGAAGCTCTGGAGAGGTATGAAAAATTCGAAGTAGCAAATTTTGACACGACGATTAAAAAGGCTTTATCACGAGCAGATCTGGGTGACATTGATCCGGATAGATGTCTGAATACATTTTCTGGGGGACAACGCACACGGATAGCTTTGGCGGCAGTTTTTGCGTCTCGTTATGATCTAATTTTGCTCGATGAGCCAACTAATAATCTTGATGACAGCGGAGTAATTTTGCTTGAAGATTTTATCGACAATTCGCCAGCTTCATTTTTGATCGTGTCTCATGATCGGCATTTCTTACGTAACACTACGGAACGGATTATAGAATTGACTGGCGGCAAGGGTGTGAATAAGTACAATCTTGGTTACGATGAATATATTGAAGCAAGACGTGAAGCTCGTCAAGCAATGACCGACCGCTATGAGCGATATGAAAAGGAGAAAAAGCGACTATATCGTGTTGCGCGGGATGCGAGAATTCGTGCGAATTCGGCCAAAGCTAGCCACAAAAAATCGGATAGTGATAAGTTAAATGATAATTTTCGTAAAGAGCGCGCATCTTCAAATATTGCAGGGGCGGCTGGAGGCGTGGAGTCTCGCCTGCGACAATTGAATGAACCTGAGAGAGTGGAGGATGAAATTGCTATTAAGTTTGCTTTCGATGAAGTATCGTCTAAGAAGCATAGCCTTATTTCTGTGCAATCGCTAAGTATTTCACATGATAGAGAGAAGATGATAGGACCCGTTACTTTTAACGTACGTCCTGGTGATAAAATATTGATCCAGGGAGATAATGGTTCAGGAAAATCTTCGCTCCTCAACTTTATTATGGGATATAATACACCCGAGTATCATCGCGGAGAAATAAAAAAAGGCGAAAATGCAAAAATAATATATATGAATCAGTCGCAGTCATTGCCGCTTAAAGACAGCTCGCCTTTGGACAATTTGCGGTATTTATCGCCAAAACTTGAACTACACGACGCGATCAATATATTAATTCGTTTTGGTCTGGATAAACGAACAATCTCTTCGACAAAAGCAATAGATCTCAGCGGTGGCGAACGGGCTAAAGTTTTGCTTGCTGCTATGTCAACGAACTCTCCTGATCTTATCGTCCTGGATGAGCCGACGAATAACCTTGATATTCTTACGATTGAAGCTTTGGAACTGGCGCTAGGTCAGTATAGAGGAGGTATTGTGATAGTGTCTCATGATCAAGACTTTATCGAAAATATAGGGATAACAGAGAAAATTAAAATATAA
- the rpsH gene encoding 30S ribosomal protein S8 gives MSMQTTDPIADLLTRIRNAKLVGKTEVRVPSSKMKKVIAEQLVKNGYLVDVKLEDAKPRGVLVVTINEKGTNSTINEITRISKPGRRVYVGSAEIPKVKSGRGLVLISTSKGVMTGAEAAKAKLGGELLLKVY, from the coding sequence ATGTCTATGCAAACTACAGACCCAATCGCCGACCTTCTGACTCGCATCCGCAATGCGAAATTGGTTGGCAAAACGGAAGTTCGTGTTCCGTCCAGCAAGATGAAGAAAGTTATCGCTGAACAATTAGTCAAAAACGGCTACTTGGTAGATGTCAAGCTGGAAGATGCTAAGCCTCGTGGCGTGTTGGTAGTTACTATCAATGAAAAAGGAACTAACAGCACTATCAACGAAATTACCCGCATCTCAAAACCTGGTCGTCGCGTTTACGTCGGCTCGGCAGAGATTCCAAAGGTGAAAAGCGGTCGTGGTTTGGTACTTATCTCAACATCAAAAGGTGTCATGACTGGCGCTGAAGCAGCTAAGGCTAAACTTGGTGGCGAATTGTTGTTGAAGGTTTACTAA
- the rpsN gene encoding 30S ribosomal protein S14, producing MAKKSMVARDKKRMKMIAKFAAKRAELKELGDLDGLQKLPRNSSPTRHKNRDNISGRPRGYMRQFGLSRINFREKAAKGEIPGITKSSW from the coding sequence ATGGCTAAGAAATCAATGGTCGCTCGTGATAAGAAGCGTATGAAGATGATTGCCAAGTTTGCAGCGAAGCGTGCTGAGTTGAAAGAACTTGGCGACCTCGATGGTTTGCAAAAATTGCCTCGCAATTCTAGCCCAACCAGGCACAAGAACCGTGATAACATTTCTGGTCGCCCACGCGGCTACATGCGTCAATTCGGCTTGAGCCGTATCAATTTCCGCGAAAAAGCAGCCAAGGGTGAAATCCCAGGCATAACAAAGAGTAGTTGGTAA
- the rplE gene encoding 50S ribosomal protein L5: MAEKKTVVPAPRLKALYQGTYLKELQAELNLKNVHEVPALEKIVVSVGTGKKKDDKRHFEIVKNTVEKITGQAPVARQAKKSIATFSIRKGMGAPIGVSVTLRGARMYEFMDRLINVALPRVRDFHGVGLKFDKGGNYNLGITEQSIFPELTFEETQVLHGLQITFVIKNGNKEASKALLEKFGMPFEKKGGIK, translated from the coding sequence ATGGCAGAAAAGAAAACTGTCGTGCCAGCTCCTCGCTTGAAAGCCTTGTATCAAGGAACTTACCTTAAGGAACTACAAGCCGAATTGAATCTAAAGAACGTGCATGAAGTGCCAGCTTTGGAAAAGATCGTCGTGAGCGTTGGTACCGGCAAAAAGAAAGATGACAAGCGTCATTTTGAAATTGTTAAAAACACTGTCGAGAAAATTACCGGTCAAGCACCAGTGGCTCGACAAGCCAAAAAATCAATCGCGACATTTAGCATTCGTAAAGGTATGGGTGCGCCAATTGGTGTTAGCGTAACTTTGCGCGGCGCTCGTATGTACGAGTTCATGGATCGTTTGATTAACGTTGCTTTGCCTCGTGTTCGTGACTTCCACGGCGTTGGCTTGAAGTTTGATAAAGGTGGCAATTACAATCTAGGCATCACCGAACAATCAATTTTCCCAGAATTGACATTCGAGGAAACTCAGGTTTTGCACGGATTGCAGATTACATTCGTTATCAAAAACGGCAACAAAGAAGCTTCTAAGGCATTGCTAGAAAAATTCGGCATGCCGTTTGAGAAGAAAGGAGGCATCAAGTAA
- the rplX gene encoding 50S ribosomal protein L24: MARIHKDDIVKIIAGKNKGTTGKVLKVNTKDQTVLVEGVGVGHRHVKPSQYNPKGGKKDIHVPMDISKVALVVDEKSGKTSRVGLVKNADGGKTRVARQVKNKEIK, encoded by the coding sequence ATGGCTCGAATTCATAAAGACGATATCGTAAAAATTATTGCTGGTAAAAATAAAGGCACAACTGGTAAAGTTCTAAAAGTTAACACAAAAGATCAAACTGTTTTGGTCGAAGGTGTTGGCGTTGGACATCGCCACGTTAAGCCAAGCCAGTACAATCCAAAAGGCGGCAAAAAAGATATTCACGTACCAATGGATATCAGTAAAGTCGCTTTGGTTGTTGATGAGAAATCAGGCAAAACCAGTCGGGTTGGTTTAGTAAAGAATGCTGACGGCGGCAAAACTCGTGTTGCTCGCCAGGTAAAAAATAAGGAGATTAAATAA
- the rplN gene encoding 50S ribosomal protein L14, with the protein MIQQESRLKVADNSGAREVLCIRVLGGTRRRYARVGDVIVCSVKDASPTGNVKKKSVVKAVVVRTRDQIHRKDGSTICFDDNAVVIINDDKQPKATRVFGPVPRELRDMGYMKIVSLAPEVL; encoded by the coding sequence ATGATCCAACAAGAATCTCGCCTTAAGGTAGCCGACAACTCAGGCGCTAGGGAAGTTTTGTGTATCCGCGTTCTTGGCGGTACACGACGCCGTTACGCTCGCGTTGGCGACGTAATCGTCTGCTCAGTAAAAGACGCTAGCCCAACCGGTAACGTTAAGAAAAAATCTGTTGTTAAGGCTGTAGTTGTTCGTACTCGCGATCAAATTCATCGCAAAGATGGCTCAACAATCTGTTTTGACGACAACGCCGTAGTGATTATCAACGATGACAAGCAGCCAAAAGCTACTCGTGTCTTCGGTCCAGTTCCACGCGAACTTCGCGATATGGGCTACATGAAGATCGTCAGCTTAGCTCCGGAGGTACTCTAA
- the rpsQ gene encoding 30S ribosomal protein S17, producing the protein MARRTLIGVVTSAKRDKTITVTVTSRETHPLYGKQYTVTRKYTAHDETNEAGEGDKVQIEETRPISKTKSFTLVKVIEKSRGSIKLKDEVSGETKEEAKEDDK; encoded by the coding sequence ATGGCCCGACGAACATTGATTGGCGTCGTAACGAGTGCCAAGCGCGACAAGACCATCACCGTGACGGTCACTAGCCGCGAAACGCATCCGCTATACGGCAAGCAGTACACCGTGACTCGCAAATACACTGCTCACGATGAAACCAACGAAGCAGGTGAAGGCGACAAGGTGCAGATCGAAGAGACTCGCCCAATTTCCAAGACTAAGAGCTTCACTCTAGTTAAGGTGATTGAAAAGTCTCGCGGTTCTATCAAACTAAAGGACGAAGTTTCTGGCGAAACTAAGGAAGAGGCTAAGGAGGACGACAAATGA
- the rpmC gene encoding 50S ribosomal protein L29 has product MTETKKSVKAAVVKTIDDLKKELAEKRNDLLQAKRSHAAGELVNPKALRSLRKEIARLLTQINNTKESK; this is encoded by the coding sequence ATGACTGAAACGAAGAAATCTGTTAAAGCGGCAGTTGTTAAGACGATTGACGACTTGAAGAAGGAATTGGCTGAAAAGCGAAACGACCTACTTCAGGCAAAACGTTCTCACGCTGCTGGCGAATTAGTTAATCCAAAAGCGTTGCGTTCACTCCGAAAGGAAATTGCACGCCTGCTGACACAAATTAATAACACAAAGGAGAGCAAGTAA
- the rplP gene encoding 50S ribosomal protein L16: MLLPKKTKHRKVRIGKNRGQATRGNYIAFGDFALQSQSNERINSRQIESARQAMTRYIKRGGKIWIRIFPHTPVTRKPLGLKMGGGKGNPEFFVAKVKAGTVLFEMQGVSEEVAREAMRLASHKLPVKCKFIKREDA; this comes from the coding sequence ATGCTGTTACCAAAGAAAACTAAGCACCGCAAAGTGCGTATTGGAAAAAACCGCGGTCAAGCAACTCGTGGCAATTACATAGCGTTCGGTGACTTTGCATTGCAATCACAATCAAATGAGCGCATCAACTCCCGCCAAATCGAGTCTGCTCGTCAGGCGATGACTCGTTACATCAAGCGTGGCGGTAAGATTTGGATTCGAATCTTCCCTCACACTCCAGTTACCCGAAAGCCACTTGGCTTGAAGATGGGTGGCGGTAAAGGTAACCCAGAATTCTTCGTTGCTAAGGTAAAGGCTGGTACTGTTCTGTTTGAGATGCAGGGTGTTTCAGAGGAAGTCGCTCGCGAAGCAATGCGTCTGGCTAGCCACAAATTGCCAGTCAAATGTAAGTTCATCAAGCGGGAGGACGCATAA
- the rpsC gene encoding 30S ribosomal protein S3 produces MGQKVNPINFRLQVNKNWSSRWFTANKKEFAEAIRQDHEIRELIEKKFASRPTINRIEIERSANLITITIHTAKAGVVIGRGGAGVNELKKQIEKIAGQAVRINIEEVRRPELAAKLVAENIARQLERRINFRRATKMTAQNTMNAGAKGIRIEVAGRLNGAEMARREKVIEGSVPLHTLRADIDFHCARAQTPAGIIGVKVWIYKGERSR; encoded by the coding sequence ATGGGTCAAAAAGTGAATCCAATCAACTTCCGCCTACAGGTCAATAAGAACTGGAGCTCTCGTTGGTTTACGGCCAATAAGAAAGAGTTTGCAGAGGCGATTCGTCAGGATCATGAAATCCGCGAGTTGATTGAAAAGAAATTTGCCTCACGCCCAACTATCAATCGCATTGAGATTGAGCGTAGCGCTAACTTGATCACGATTACAATTCACACGGCAAAAGCTGGTGTTGTTATCGGTCGCGGTGGTGCTGGCGTGAACGAATTGAAGAAGCAGATTGAGAAGATTGCTGGTCAGGCTGTTCGTATTAACATCGAAGAAGTTCGTCGTCCAGAATTGGCAGCCAAATTGGTAGCTGAGAATATTGCTCGCCAATTGGAACGCCGAATCAACTTCCGCCGTGCGACTAAAATGACCGCACAAAACACCATGAATGCTGGCGCTAAAGGTATTCGTATTGAGGTGGCTGGTCGTTTGAACGGTGCTGAAATGGCACGTCGCGAAAAGGTAATTGAAGGCTCAGTGCCTCTACACACCTTGCGCGCTGATATTGACTTCCACTGTGCTCGCGCTCAGACACCAGCTGGTATCATTGGCGTGAAAGTGTGGATTTATAAGGGAGAAAGGAGTCGCTAA
- the rplV gene encoding 50S ribosomal protein L22, which produces MADTTYTVRAYAKGVDQAPRKVSLVAALVRGRTVADALVILEHVPKRAASPVKKAIESAKANAINNHGLDAKSLIITTLSVTTGTRLRRFKPASRGRALPFQKKTSNILVEVTGTEKPKKVPAKKAEAKAEAKTAKPAAKKAAKPAAKKEEK; this is translated from the coding sequence ATGGCTGATACAACTTATACCGTCCGTGCTTACGCTAAAGGTGTCGATCAGGCGCCACGTAAGGTAAGTCTAGTCGCAGCCTTGGTGCGAGGTCGTACTGTAGCTGATGCGCTAGTTATCTTAGAGCACGTTCCAAAGCGCGCTGCTAGCCCAGTTAAGAAGGCTATCGAAAGCGCTAAGGCAAACGCCATCAACAACCACGGCTTGGACGCTAAAAGTTTGATAATTACTACTTTGAGTGTTACTACTGGTACGCGTTTGCGCCGCTTTAAGCCTGCATCACGTGGCCGCGCTTTGCCATTCCAGAAAAAGACTTCAAATATTTTAGTTGAAGTAACTGGCACGGAAAAGCCAAAGAAAGTGCCTGCAAAAAAGGCCGAAGCTAAGGCAGAAGCAAAAACTGCTAAGCCTGCAGCTAAAAAAGCCGCTAAACCGGCAGCAAAAAAGGAGGAGAAGTAA
- the rpsS gene encoding 30S ribosomal protein S19 has translation MSRSLKKGPFVDVKLAKKIAALSLDDRTVIKTWARASTITPEMVGRTIAVHNGRVHVPVLITENMVGHKLGEFSPTRKFRKHGGKDKK, from the coding sequence ATGAGTCGTTCATTAAAGAAAGGTCCATTCGTCGATGTAAAGCTAGCAAAGAAAATTGCTGCTCTTAGCCTTGACGATCGAACCGTTATCAAAACGTGGGCGCGCGCTTCGACTATCACCCCAGAAATGGTTGGTCGAACGATTGCTGTTCACAACGGTAGGGTGCACGTACCAGTGCTGATTACCGAAAACATGGTTGGTCATAAGCTCGGTGAGTTTAGTCCAACTCGTAAATTCCGTAAACATGGTGGAAAGGATAAGAAGTAA
- the rplB gene encoding 50S ribosomal protein L2, with protein sequence MPVKAYNPTTPARRGMTSQDLSDITTRKPLKSLIKAKKQNAGRNNQGRITVRHRGGGVRRHYRLVNHNLPAGLTLTIEEIEYDPNRSARIARVKDQYNLYHYILADTSMVKGKTIRTGEEAPIEVSNRLPLSVIPVGTMIYAIELTAGKGAQMVRAAGAKAQLMAKEGNYATIKLPSGEVRKVRLEATAAIGVVGNVQHQNVKIGSAGRKRRKGIRPTVRGVVMNAADHPHGGGDGGRHGTGKAPRTPWGQLTLGYRTRRRKGSNKLIVRTRHDAKRKR encoded by the coding sequence ATGCCAGTGAAAGCTTACAATCCAACCACTCCTGCTCGTCGCGGCATGACGAGTCAGGATTTGTCAGACATTACAACAAGAAAACCTCTTAAAAGTCTGATTAAAGCTAAAAAGCAAAATGCCGGTCGCAACAACCAAGGTCGAATTACTGTTCGCCATCGCGGAGGCGGCGTTCGTCGTCACTACCGCTTGGTGAATCACAATTTGCCAGCAGGCTTGACCTTGACGATTGAAGAAATCGAATACGATCCAAACCGCTCAGCTCGTATTGCTCGAGTTAAGGATCAGTACAATTTGTACCACTACATCTTGGCTGACACATCAATGGTTAAGGGTAAAACTATCCGAACTGGTGAAGAAGCTCCAATTGAGGTTTCAAACCGCTTGCCATTGTCAGTTATTCCTGTTGGTACGATGATTTACGCTATTGAGTTGACCGCTGGTAAGGGCGCACAAATGGTACGCGCTGCCGGTGCTAAAGCTCAGTTGATGGCGAAAGAAGGCAACTACGCAACTATCAAATTGCCATCTGGCGAAGTTCGTAAAGTTCGCTTGGAAGCTACCGCTGCTATCGGTGTAGTCGGTAACGTTCAGCACCAAAATGTTAAGATCGGTTCAGCTGGTCGTAAGCGCCGCAAGGGTATTCGCCCAACTGTTCGCGGTGTCGTTATGAACGCAGCAGATCACCCACATGGTGGTGGTGACGGTGGTCGCCACGGTACTGGTAAAGCACCACGTACTCCTTGGGGCCAATTGACATTAGGTTATCGAACTCGTCGCCGTAAAGGCTCGAATAAATTAATCGTACGCACGCGTCACGACGCGAAGAGGAAGAGGTAA
- a CDS encoding 50S ribosomal protein L23, whose product MKQTIIIPRVSEKAYAQSANGVYVLRVPLNLNKNEIKSAVEEQFGVTVVKVKTLVQDGKAVRFSRGKNRYPGTTTRKDWKKAYVTLKEGDKLDVFDAVEQQMEETK is encoded by the coding sequence ATGAAACAGACGATTATTATCCCACGCGTTAGTGAAAAGGCTTACGCACAGAGCGCTAACGGCGTATATGTGCTGCGAGTTCCACTTAACTTGAATAAGAACGAAATCAAATCAGCAGTAGAAGAACAATTTGGCGTTACTGTAGTTAAGGTTAAAACCTTAGTACAAGACGGCAAAGCTGTACGCTTCTCACGTGGCAAGAATCGTTATCCTGGCACAACAACGCGCAAGGATTGGAAGAAGGCTTACGTGACACTGAAAGAAGGCGATAAGCTCGATGTGTTTGACGCAGTAGAGCAGCAGATGGAGGAGACCAAGTAA
- the rplD gene encoding 50S ribosomal protein L4 → MADSTKLPKDIFAVEVPNHELLKLAYDSYLANARLASATTKQRGEVSGGGKKPWKQKGTGRARFGSSRNPIWRGGGVVFGPRGNENYTKKLSKTAKKVAVRQALTLANEAKKIVVKDVKTTGKTKEVATFLADNKFERRVLIVVDEKTPELMRATNNIQNVLVVRANYLSVYHILNADTIVITPKALPVITAWLGKEEA, encoded by the coding sequence ATGGCAGATTCAACCAAACTTCCTAAAGACATTTTTGCTGTGGAAGTGCCAAATCACGAATTGTTGAAATTGGCATACGACAGCTACTTGGCAAACGCACGCCTAGCTAGCGCTACAACCAAGCAGCGCGGCGAAGTTTCTGGTGGCGGTAAAAAACCATGGAAGCAAAAGGGAACTGGTCGAGCACGTTTTGGTTCAAGCCGTAACCCAATCTGGCGCGGTGGTGGTGTGGTATTTGGCCCACGCGGTAACGAAAACTACACTAAAAAATTGTCAAAGACTGCTAAAAAAGTGGCAGTCCGTCAAGCACTAACCTTGGCTAACGAAGCTAAGAAAATTGTCGTTAAAGATGTTAAGACTACTGGCAAGACCAAGGAAGTCGCAACATTCCTAGCTGACAATAAGTTCGAGCGCCGTGTTCTGATCGTTGTAGATGAGAAGACGCCAGAACTTATGCGTGCTACAAATAATATTCAGAACGTTTTGGTGGTTCGCGCTAATTATCTAAGCGTTTATCACATTCTGAATGCGGATACAATCGTTATAACACCGAAAGCTCTACCTGTAATTACTGCATGGTTGGGTAAGGAGGAAGCGTAA
- the rplC gene encoding 50S ribosomal protein L3, with the protein MKTLLGTKLGMTQLLAEDGKAIPVTLIQAGPVTVTQVKTVETDGYNAVQVAFGEGKNLSKAVAGHVKPAQVTPKHIREFRVDQIPEDLKVGSEINVSAFEVGDFVDATGTSKGKGFAGTIKRHNFKRHRKTHGGKGNTRKPGSIGSMYPQKVFKGKTMAGHMGHERVTVKNLEVAYVDPETNLIGVKGAVPGPRKGLIILGGNK; encoded by the coding sequence GTGAAAACACTTCTCGGTACCAAACTTGGTATGACCCAGCTCTTGGCTGAAGACGGCAAAGCCATTCCGGTAACGCTGATCCAAGCCGGCCCTGTCACCGTTACTCAGGTGAAGACTGTCGAAACCGACGGTTACAATGCGGTACAGGTAGCTTTTGGAGAGGGTAAGAACCTGAGCAAGGCCGTGGCTGGACACGTTAAGCCAGCCCAAGTGACCCCGAAACATATTCGGGAATTCCGTGTCGACCAGATTCCAGAGGATCTGAAAGTCGGCAGTGAAATTAATGTTTCCGCGTTTGAAGTCGGCGATTTTGTCGATGCAACCGGAACCAGCAAAGGTAAAGGTTTCGCTGGAACCATTAAACGTCACAACTTTAAGCGTCATCGTAAGACGCACGGTGGTAAAGGTAATACTCGTAAGCCAGGTTCAATTGGCTCGATGTATCCACAAAAAGTTTTCAAGGGTAAGACGATGGCTGGCCATATGGGTCACGAACGTGTTACTGTTAAGAACTTGGAAGTGGCATATGTTGATCCAGAGACCAATCTAATCGGGGTTAAGGGCGCTGTTCCTGGACCACGAAAGGGGCTGATTATTTTAGGAGGTAACAAGTAA
- the rpsJ gene encoding 30S ribosomal protein S10: protein MAQDTGIKIRIRLKAYDHKVIDQSAKQIIDTAIRTGANVAGPVPLPTRRSTYTVVKSPHVYKTGGESYERRVHKRLIDITNATPKTIDSLQNLNLPAGVDAEIRM, encoded by the coding sequence ATGGCTCAAGATACAGGAATTAAAATCCGTATTCGCCTGAAGGCTTATGACCACAAAGTCATCGACCAATCAGCAAAACAAATTATCGACACCGCAATTCGCACAGGTGCTAACGTGGCTGGTCCAGTACCTTTGCCAACTCGACGCAGTACTTACACCGTCGTAAAGAGCCCGCACGTTTACAAAACTGGTGGTGAATCTTACGAGCGTCGCGTTCATAAGCGTCTAATCGACATTACAAACGCTACGCCAAAGACGATAGACAGCTTGCAGAACTTGAACTTGCCAGCTGGCGTTGACGCTGAAATTCGTATGTAA